In Paracoccus contaminans, the genomic stretch ATCCCGGTGGTGCTGCACTATTCGACGGCCGACCAACTGGCCTGACCCAACCGACAACAGGAGACGAACATGGCACGCGCGCAAGGGGCGCGGGCGCGGATGGCGCTCGCGTTCGAGACGACCTACGGCACGCCGCCGGCCAGCGGTTTCACCCGGATGCCCTTCGCCAGCACGACGCTCGGGGCGGAGCAGCCGCTGCTGAACTCGGAATTGCTCGGCTACGGTCGCGATCCGCTGGCGCCGATCAAAGACGCGGTCACGGCCGACGGCGACGTCGTGGTGCCGATCGACGCCGAGGCCTTCGGCTTCTGGCTGAAGGCGGCCTTCGGTGCGCCGACCACCACCGGAAGCTCGCCCGGTCCATATACCCATACCTTCCAGTCCGGCAGCTGGGCGCTGCCCAGCCTGGCGATCGAGACCGCCATGCCCGAGGTGCCGCGCTATGCGATGTATTCCGGCGTGGTGCTGGACCAGCTCAGCTGGCAGATGCAGCGCTCGGGATTGCTCACCGCCACCGCGCGGCTGGTAGCGCAAGGCGAGACGGTCGCCACGACCAGCGGCGCGGGAACGCCGGCCGAGATCGATCTGACCCGTTTCGGTCACTTCAACGGCTCGATCAAACGCGACGGCAGCGCGCTCGGCAACGTGATCTCGACCGAGATCACCTATGCCAACAATCTCGACCGGATCGAGACCATCCGCGCGGACGGCATGATCGACGGCGCCGATCCCTCGATCGCCGCGCTCACCGGTCGCACCGAGGTGCGCTTCGCCGACAGCACGCTCGTCAGCCAGGCGATCAGCGGCACGCCCTGCGAGCTGGAGTTCTCCTGGACGCTCATTTCCGGCGAGAGCCTCACCCTCACCGTCCACGCCGTCTATCTGCCGCGCCCGCGCATCGAGATCGGCGGGCCGCAGGGCATTCAGGCCAGCTTCGACTGGCAGGCCGCACGCGACGCCACGCTGGGACGGATGTGCACCGTCACTCTCATCAACGACATCGAGGAATACTGACCATGATCCGTCTCGATCTTTCCAGCGAGCCGAAATGGCTCGACCTCGGCCATGGCCTGCGTCTGCACGTCCTGCCCATCACCACCGCGATCATGGTCGCCGCCCGCAACGATCCGGCAGTGGAAGCACTCCCCGAAGAGGCAAGCAGGGAGGAACAGGCACTGGTGATGGCGAAGGCCGTCGCTCGCCGCGTGGTCACCGGCTGGGAGGGCGTCGGTGATGCAAGCGGCAGTCCCGTCCCCGTCAGCCCCGAAGGCATCGACGCGCTTCTCGACATCTGGCCCATCTTCGAGGCCTTCCAAACCCGCTGCCTCGCACCGCATCTGATGCTGGAGCAGGAAAAAAACGCCTCCGCGCCCTCGCAGACTGGCACTTCGGCGGGGGCGACGCCTATTGCAAAGCCTGCGAGCCCTGCGAGGGCGGCGGGGCCTCGTGCCCGGACTGCCCGGCGCGCCTGAACCGGCCGCAAACCCTCGAAGGCTGGCAGGTCTGGGATCTGGCGCAGCGCCTGACCGGACAGCTTCGCATCGCGACCGGGGTGGGCGGCGCCACGGTGCTCGGCTGGGACATGACGGCGGCGCTCGCCGTGGCGCGGGCGCTCGGGGTCGATCCGCTGATCGCTGCCGAATGCCTGCCCGAGATCGAGGCCGTGATGGTCCGCAAGCTCAACGAACAGAGGGCGTCAGGCGACCGGTCCTCGCCGGGGCCGGAGCGATGAACCGGGCCCACAAGCCTCGTTCCCTTCGTCAGGAACACTGATCCATGGCTCAGAAGAAGGTCTCCGTCCGCCTCGTCGCCGAGGGCGGAAGGCAGGTGAAGGCCGAGTTCCAGGGCGTGGGCGATGCCGGCGAGGCG encodes the following:
- a CDS encoding phage tail tube protein — protein: MARAQGARARMALAFETTYGTPPASGFTRMPFASTTLGAEQPLLNSELLGYGRDPLAPIKDAVTADGDVVVPIDAEAFGFWLKAAFGAPTTTGSSPGPYTHTFQSGSWALPSLAIETAMPEVPRYAMYSGVVLDQLSWQMQRSGLLTATARLVAQGETVATTSGAGTPAEIDLTRFGHFNGSIKRDGSALGNVISTEITYANNLDRIETIRADGMIDGADPSIAALTGRTEVRFADSTLVSQAISGTPCELEFSWTLISGESLTLTVHAVYLPRPRIEIGGPQGIQASFDWQAARDATLGRMCTVTLINDIEEY
- a CDS encoding DUF7697 family protein, whose translation is MGGATVLGWDMTAALAVARALGVDPLIAAECLPEIEAVMVRKLNEQRASGDRSSPGPER